From uncultured Pseudodesulfovibrio sp.:
TGGATTTGTCCATGAGCAAGAGAATGCCTGCCACATAGTTGGAAAAGATGGTTTTGAGGCCGAACCCGATACCAACACCGAGTGCGCTTGAAAAAATGGCGAGGCTGGTCAGGTCGATGCCCACGCTGGACATTGCGAACAGAATGGCCGCTGTATATAGCCCAGTCTTGACCGCTTTGGTCATGAGCACCTGAACCGAGGGAGACAATCCTGAAATGGCGTTAATACGGTTCGTGGCGAATTGAGCAACAATGACTGCGGCCTGGAGGAACAGTGCGGCCAGCGCCATGCCTTTGATGACCCCAAAGGCCGTGAAGGACGTCTCGCCGACGGTGATGCGCAGGCCTTCCAGAAAACCCGTGATTGGGGAGAGCAACCCGAAGATGCTGAGGGCGGCGACGGTCCATACTATCACTGCCACGCCACGTGCGAGTGTGTGGTTGGGCATCATGCTTGTCAGGAAGCGGATAATGATCCAGGCCACAGCCAGATCGCTGGCTGCGTCAAGTACTCGGGGCGTTAAATCCATGGACCAGAATATCGCTGCGCAAACCTGCATTAAAACGATGAACAGGGCCACATTGCCAACGTCCACCAAGGCCCTGAGTAGGGAGCGGCCAAGGTCGTTTTCAATAGTATCGTCCACCCATGCGAACAAGCGGCGTTCCAGACCTCGCCAAAGAAGGACTGTCAACAGATAGGCACCGAAAACGCATCCCCATTGGGCGAGCATTACTCCGGTCAGTACCGTGGAGTGAAGCCAGTCATTCAGGAATTTGATCGCGAATTCTATTTTTTCTTGCATGGGCAGCCTTGTGTCCGATGAATGTTAGCTTCGGGCCATCAGGTCGATAACTGTTCCTGCAAACAAGGCCACGGAAATAACGCCGTTCATGGTGAAGAAGGCGACGTTCACACGACTCATGTCGTCGGGTTTGACGAGCAGGTGTTCGGCCATGAGAATAAGCCCCATTGCCGAGGCTGTGATGAAGTAGATGACGCCAAGGCCTGCGGCCCAGCCTGCAAGCAGGAAGAATGCTGCGGTGGTCGCATGACTCAAAGTGGAGATGCCGAGTGCGGCAGGCACACCCAGTCTGGCCGGGATGGAAAACAGGTTTCGTTCGCGGTCAAAGTCTGCATCCTGACAGGCATATAACAGGTCAAAACCTGCGACCCACATGGTTACACCGCAAAAGAGCAGGACTGCTGGCAGAGTCACGGTTGGTTCTACACACAACCAGCCAGCAACCGGAGCCAATCCCAGTACCGAACCGAGTGCGAAGTGGCACCAGTAGGTGAACCGTTTGCAGAAGCTGTATGAGGCGGACATGATCAGGGCAACCGGCGACAGTTTGAGGCATAGAGGGTTCATCATGGCGCAGGCAACAATGAAGACCACGGCGGTTCCCACAATGAACATCAAGGTGAAGGCGGTTGAGAGTTCGCCTGTGACCAGTTCTCGTTTCTGAGTGCGTGGATTTTCGCGGTCGATGTCGAGGTCCGCATATCTGTTGAAGGCCATGGCGAATGAGCGGACTGCGACCATTGCCACGGTCAGTACAGCCAAATTGTAGAATCCCGGCCAGCCGTCTGCGGCCAGAAATGCGCCCATATATGCAAAAGGCAGGGCAAAGATCGAGTGTTCAATTTTGATCATCCGGCACACCGTGCCGAGGTCTTTGACGAGTTTCATGTGGTGCCTGTTTTTTATTAATACCTGTTTATCAGCGTTGCCCCGATGATGAGGAGGAAAACGCCGGCTATTCTCTGCCAGGAAACGGTGTGTACGTTAAAGCTTATTAATCCGTAGTGGTCAAGGATCAAGGCGGCGATGAACTGTCCGGCCAGAAGCCATGCCATCATGGTCGCCGCGCCCAGTTTGCCCGCCAGAATGATGATGGCGAATACAAAGAACGCGCCCAGTGCGCCGCCTGTCCATGCCCATATCGGGCGGATGCTGCCATGCCGATGGAGGGGATGGGGGCTTTGGTGGCAAACGCGTATGCGAGCAGGACCAATGTGCCGACGGCGAATGAGGCCGTGGCTGCCCAGATGGGGTCTCCCAGTGATCCTTTCAGTCGCAGATTGATTCCTGCCTGTACCGGCATCATAGCTCCGGCCAGCAAAGCGAATAAGACATACATCCATTTCATGACGACTCCAGTGTGGTTTGTCATTTGAAATACTATCGCTGTTTAGAGCGTTCGTCCATGGATTTGGGATTGGAATTACGCGGAATTGTTTGTTGTCTGTAACCGAAGTGGCACTCTTTACGTTCTCGAAATCTTTATGAAGGTATCGAATCAATCAGACAGGGAGGACCCTAATGACCAAGACACAGATCAAGGAAATTCGTATGCACCTCGTACAGGGGTTGAACACCATGATAGAGCCTGACGTTGATGAAGCTCTGGTCGTGGAAAATTGTCCGGACGATACCGATTTTGCATCTCAACTGGCTCAGCATGGGTTGAATGTATCCATACATCGACGTCGTGTGACCCGAATTCGGGAGATGGAAGACGCACTTCGGCGGTTGGCAGAAACCGATTACGGCGTGTGCGAGGAATGCGGCGAAGAGATCGGCGTTGCCCGACTCAAAGCCAATCCTGCGGCTCGGTTGTGTGTTCTTTGTCAGTCTGCGGCGGAAGAAGGGCTTACACGTTGTGCTTAACGCACTTTTTCCCCATGGAGGTTCCCATGGCTGGCTTTAAGTTTTCCGTGGACATGCATGTTCATTCCAAATTTTCCACCCGTCCGTCGCAATGGATTTTGCAAAAGATCGGGTGCCCGGAAAGTTTCACCGAACCACTTGATTTGTACAACATTGCCCGCGCTCGTGGCATGGATATGGTCACGATCACTGATCATAACACCATTGATGGTGCGCTGGAGATAGCCCATTTGCCGGGGACATTTATTTCTGAGGAGATCACGACATATTTCCCGGAAGACAAGTGCAAGCTTCACGTGCTTGCTTATCATATATCCGAGTTGCAGCATGACGACATTCAACGATGCCGTGAGAATCTGTTCGATCTTGTTCCCTATCTACGGGAACAGGGCATCGTCCATGTCCTGGCGCACCCGCTTTTTGCCGTCAACGACCGCCTGACGCCTGCCCATTTTGAGCAGGCGTTGCTGCTTTTTGACGTGTTTGAGGAAAATGGTACCCGCGATGCTCGGCAGAACAAGACGCTTCGGGACATCATCACCAAGCTGACGCCCATGGATATCGAGCGCATGTCAAACACCTACGGCATTAAGCCTCATGGAGATGTCCCGTGGGAAAAAGGGCTGACCGGTGGGTCCGACGATCACAGCTCGCTCAACATTGCGCGTATGTACACCCGGTTTACCGGTGGCCCGTGCATCAACAGTGTTTTGGACGGCGTGGTGAATCACACGTGCGCACCCGCTGGGACACCGGCCACACCCCGCACTATGGCGCACAACCTGTACGGCATCGGTTATCAGTTTTATTGTTCACGCACGGGGAACATGCGTCCTGAGGTGTCGGAACATCTGTGCTTTCGATTTCTCAAGTCGACACTGGCCCCGGGTGAGGAAAAGAAGCCGACGCTTTCCAGTTTTTTTCAGCGACTCATCGGGCGAGGCAAGGCTACTTTGCATAGAGAATACGGCCCGAGCGACTCCGTGCAGGAGCTGTTGCTCAAGGAAGCCGGGGATATTATCGCCCACGACCCTACGTTGATGCGTATTGCACAGGGCAAGGTCAACGATGTGGTTGAGCTGGAAAAGGAATGGGCGCGATTTGTTTCGCTCGCTGCCAACCGGGTTCTTTCCGAATTTGCGGATCGGACGCTGAACTCGGTGCTTGGCGCGAATCTGTTTGATGTTTTTCATTCCATTGGATCGGCGGGGTCGCTCTATGCCCTGCTTGCTCCATATTTTGTCGGGTATGATCTTTTCTCCTCGGAACGCAGCTTTTCTCGGGAATGCATGGCCCGGTTTCAGCATAAAAAGAGTTCTCGAACCGGCGATGATCTTAAAATAGCACATTTTACGGATACCTTTGACGAGATCAATGGCGTGGCCCGGACCATTCGACAACAGCTCAAAATGGTGGCCCGTCACGGCAAGGATATGACCGTGATAACCTGCGGAGCCAATGCGGATGTTCCCGGTGCGGTCAGTTTTGCTCCGGTAGGGCGGTTTTCTGTTCCTGAATACCCGGAAATAACGCTTTCCTATCCACCGTTTCTGGAAATGCTGACGCATTGTTTCGAGCAGGAGTACGATTGCATTTTGGCGGCAACTCCCGGTCCGGTCGGTTTGGCGGCTCTTGCCATATCTAGGATATTGAAGCTTCCGTTTCACGGCACATATCACACGGCCTTTCCCGAATACGTGGGAGCGTTCACCGAAGACGCGGCCTTGGAAGACGGATGTTGGCGGTATATGAGTTGGTTTTACAACCAGATGCAGGTCATTTATGCGCCGTCCGAGGCAACCAAGTTCGAGTTGGCCGACAAGGGAATCGACCCGGAAAAAATCGTAACTTACCCACGCGGTGTGGACACGGATCGTTTTCACCCGGATAAGCGTAACGGCTTTTTCAATCAGTTTGATGTGGGTAGTCGGACCAAGCTTTTGTACGTGGGGCGCGTGTCCCGCGAAAAGGGATTGGATGTGCTTGCCGAGAGTTTCAGGAAGGCCGTGAAGATGCGGGATGGATTACAGCTTATCGTGGTGGGTGATGGTCCTTATCTTAAG
This genomic window contains:
- a CDS encoding glycosyltransferase, whose translation is MAGFKFSVDMHVHSKFSTRPSQWILQKIGCPESFTEPLDLYNIARARGMDMVTITDHNTIDGALEIAHLPGTFISEEITTYFPEDKCKLHVLAYHISELQHDDIQRCRENLFDLVPYLREQGIVHVLAHPLFAVNDRLTPAHFEQALLLFDVFEENGTRDARQNKTLRDIITKLTPMDIERMSNTYGIKPHGDVPWEKGLTGGSDDHSSLNIARMYTRFTGGPCINSVLDGVVNHTCAPAGTPATPRTMAHNLYGIGYQFYCSRTGNMRPEVSEHLCFRFLKSTLAPGEEKKPTLSSFFQRLIGRGKATLHREYGPSDSVQELLLKEAGDIIAHDPTLMRIAQGKVNDVVELEKEWARFVSLAANRVLSEFADRTLNSVLGANLFDVFHSIGSAGSLYALLAPYFVGYDLFSSERSFSRECMARFQHKKSSRTGDDLKIAHFTDTFDEINGVARTIRQQLKMVARHGKDMTVITCGANADVPGAVSFAPVGRFSVPEYPEITLSYPPFLEMLTHCFEQEYDCILAATPGPVGLAALAISRILKLPFHGTYHTAFPEYVGAFTEDAALEDGCWRYMSWFYNQMQVIYAPSEATKFELADKGIDPEKIVTYPRGVDTDRFHPDKRNGFFNQFDVGSRTKLLYVGRVSREKGLDVLAESFRKAVKMRDGLQLIVVGDGPYLKEMQRILRGMPVTFTGVLKGEPLAQAYASADLFVFPSATDTFGNVVLEAQSSGLPVIVTDKGGPAENVLPNETGLIVPADNSDSLLRAIIHMVDTPERIEYMRLKARAHVEKRTFDATFLKTWEIFGSHVAA
- a CDS encoding TraR/DksA C4-type zinc finger protein; the protein is MTKTQIKEIRMHLVQGLNTMIEPDVDEALVVENCPDDTDFASQLAQHGLNVSIHRRRVTRIREMEDALRRLAETDYGVCEECGEEIGVARLKANPAARLCVLCQSAAEEGLTRCA
- a CDS encoding DMT family transporter — protein: MRPIWAWTGGALGAFFVFAIIILAGKLGAATMMAWLLAGQFIAALILDHYGLISFNVHTVSWQRIAGVFLLIIGATLINRY
- a CDS encoding UbiA-like polyprenyltransferase: MKLVKDLGTVCRMIKIEHSIFALPFAYMGAFLAADGWPGFYNLAVLTVAMVAVRSFAMAFNRYADLDIDRENPRTQKRELVTGELSTAFTLMFIVGTAVVFIVACAMMNPLCLKLSPVALIMSASYSFCKRFTYWCHFALGSVLGLAPVAGWLCVEPTVTLPAVLLFCGVTMWVAGFDLLYACQDADFDRERNLFSIPARLGVPAALGISTLSHATTAAFFLLAGWAAGLGVIYFITASAMGLILMAEHLLVKPDDMSRVNVAFFTMNGVISVALFAGTVIDLMARS
- a CDS encoding mechanosensitive ion channel domain-containing protein; this encodes MQEKIEFAIKFLNDWLHSTVLTGVMLAQWGCVFGAYLLTVLLWRGLERRLFAWVDDTIENDLGRSLLRALVDVGNVALFIVLMQVCAAIFWSMDLTPRVLDAASDLAVAWIIIRFLTSMMPNHTLARGVAVIVWTVAALSIFGLLSPITGFLEGLRITVGETSFTAFGVIKGMALAALFLQAAVIVAQFATNRINAISGLSPSVQVLMTKAVKTGLYTAAILFAMSSVGIDLTSLAIFSSALGVGIGFGLKTIFSNYVAGILLLMDKSIKPGDTIEVGTVFGVVSEMHGRYASILTRDGMEYLIPNELLISGEVINWTHKDKNVRIKIPVGIAYDSDVEKALELLITACTGVKRALRNPAPASRLMGFGDNSVDLQLRIWISDAESGVANVRSEILLNIWNLFHEHDIEFPFPQRDLFLKSGSELAVTLENNEKSK
- a CDS encoding DMT family transporter — protein: MTNHTGVVMKWMYVLFALLAGAMMPVQAGINLRLKGSLGDPIWAATASFAVGTLVLLAYAFATKAPIPSIGMAASARYGHGQAAHWARSLYSPSSFWRANWARRP